TATTCATTTTAGTTCATTTCCAACCAATCAATGCTTGCAGTCACAATTATATTATATCTTCGACCAGATCCTAgagatatatattttcatatagtACGCTTGGGAGGGGGAATTATCCTTCTTTATTTAGAGAAATAGATAGCCTACTTCAGCTTGTGACGTCAAGGAGCTTCTATCTGTAATGGGGTTTCTAGGTTAGGAAGTCATCCTGGGATGCTGGCATAAAAGTCAAAAACCACACAAACTCGAAGGTCAGTAAGACAACCACAACATTGCCAGGTGTTTTATTCACTTTCAGGGATACTCTTCTAAtcggttcttttttttcggtaATGTATAAATATGGAAGTCATCTTCCAATGGATCTTTATGGTAAGATGTAAGCATTGTTTTTGACTTTGCATCAATAATTTAGCACCAAGCTGAAATACATTTATCGTTTCAACAATATAAGGATGAAAGGTTTAAAAATAAGTGAAATGGTTGCTTATCAGTAAAACCGATGACTCACTGAAAAGGAACGAACTTATTTGCCCagcccaaataaataaataaacatgacGCACTGAAATATGTGATGCTTATTGTGAGAAATTATTTATGAAATGTAAAAGATAAGGCAACAGAAATGTTGAGTTCCTATCCAATTgcatatttcaacattttaatattggcgcatttatttgaattttcacTGTTCTGTCCATATTTAAGGGTTGCACTGAACACAAATCGATAGACATGTATCAAAATTCATATTGCATTTACTATTTTCTTATCGATAACGATAGGCTCCATATTATCGCTTAGCAAACAGCTGTGCTTTGTTTTGGGTTGAATGGACAGCTTGGTTTCATTACCAAGCGAATAAAAAGAATGTCAAATGATTACAATATCGATTACTCAGTTTGGGGAAGGAGAAATGATTAATTTGtagatactttttttttagtaaAAATGATTGAATGAATAAAATTCTTCCAAAATAATTGATTTTGATTATGTATGCttcatatacatatgttttaatatttatataaacgGGATCTGCTGATTAAAAgaagatacatatatacatgtttatatatattaaaaaaccTAAATAAATTCTGCGTGATTCAAAAGGTCACATTCACTTAGATTTCATCATTAAGTTATACAATTTCTTTGTTATAGGTACATGGAATTTTGTGACTAACACAATTTATTACCATTCGCGTTCAAAATTCATGAAATTTGGATGCCTAGTTGAGCAGTCAGGTGTTTTTCATTTTAACAATGGGATGACAACAGCTCAATTGCTTAAATGAAATCATCAAACGGATAATTTAATTACATAGACAATTATTTCATCTAATATTGTAGTTATGCatggaatatatatacatgtatatgtatctttttacatacatatatgtatttgtactGATTAATGTCACGTACCGGCGAAACTTTAATTTGCTAAGAATATGACCCCtaaatttgaatattaatgaaattgatgaatatatatttatgtaggGATGTACGTATAAGGATTTttccatttacatttacatatgtacatatttatgtacaaTATAACCAATTGATGTTCATCAAGAAGTGCtcatatatgtgtatgtattgGTGTATCTATGTATGCACGTATGAAATTGCCGGCAACTAAGCTCTCAAGAAAGCTCAACTTCCGTCAACAAAATTGAGCAGGTGAAATGGCCATAAAACATATCCCAACAAACCCTTGTccgtataaattaaaaaatccaTATACTTTATAGGTCACTTTAACTGTCTAAGATCACAAGTTTTTAAAGTTAGGTTTATCTTATGTATATATCTACTTATTGTATTCAGATAATGTTAGTGGCTAAAAGTCTATTGGGTAGCATTGAGCTTTCACGTTACTGAGAGCAAAAGCTCTTTTTATTGCGGTAGCTGCTCTCCAGCTTGACACGCACGTCCTTCATCTGactttgaaaattttttcGCCCGAGTTTTCGCCCATAGAAAGCGCTCAAAATTTCTTAGCCATCACAGTCGATTCCTTGCAAGCAAGCCGATAGGTAGTGTTTCCCTCAATTCAGCGGAAAACTTTCCAAGTACTAACTGctttacatatacatacattactTTCCAGATAAACAATAAGTTAACCATGTCGAAGATTGGTATCAATGGATTTGGTCGCATCGGCCGCTTGGTTCTGCGCGCCGCCATCGATAAGGGCGCCAACGTTGTGGCCGTCAACGATCCCTTCATCGATGTGAACTACATGGTCTACCTGTTCAAGTTCGATTCGACCCACGGACGTTTTAAGGGCACCGTTGCCGCCGAGGGCGGTTTCCTGGTGGTCAACGGCCAGAAGATCACCGTTTTCAGCGAACGCGACCCGGCCAACATCAACTGGGCCAGCGCTGGTGCCGAATATATCGTGGAGTCCACTGGCGTGTTCACCACCATCGACAAGGCCTCCACTCACTTGAAGGGCGGTGCCAAGAAGGTTATCATCTCGGCCCCATCCGCCGATGCTCCCATGTTCGTTTGCGGTGTCAACTTGGATGCCTACAAGCCCGACATGAAGGTGGTCTCCAACGCATCGTGCACCACCAACTGCCTGGCTCCTCTGGCCAAGGTGATCAACGACAACTTCGAGATCGTCGAGGGTCTGATGACCACCGTTCATGCCACCACCGCTACCCAGAAGACCGTCGATGGACCTTCCGGCAAGTTGTGGCGTGATGGACGTGGCGCTGCCCAGAACATCATTCCAGCTTCCACCGGAGCTGCCAAGGCCGTGGGCAAGGTTATCCCCGCCCTCAATGGTAAGCTCACCGGAATGGCATTCCGTGTGCCCACTCCCAACGTTTCCGTGGTCGATTTGACCGTGCGCTTGGGCAAGGGTGCGTCCTATGATGAAATTAAGGCCAAGGTTCAGGAGGCCGCCAACGGACCCCTGAAGGGAATCCTGGGATACACCGATGAGGAGGTCGTGTCCACCGATTTCCTCAGCGACACCCACTCGTCGGTGTTCGATGCCAAGGCTGGCATTTCGCTGAACGACAAGTTCGTGAAGCTGATCTCTTGGTACGACAACGAGTTTGGATACTCCAACCGCGTCATCGACCTGATCAAGTACATGCAGAGCAAGGATTAAATGTGGAACACATCCACCCACACTCTACGTAACAGTTAAAGATTAGGGCGCGGTAGAATGGGGTGCGACACTTCAGAAACGGCCGGAAAATGGCATCAcataacttatatatatatagctcCCCGGTGGAGCATcacctacatacatatgcgCTATGCTCTGAAATGCTTCTGTTTTCGCTCTTCAATTACCAGCTACAttggaaaattattaatataatacaTTCATTATACACATAAATATGTTTACTGTTGTTGAATAAAGTTTCACTCTGTGTGTAGTTGTAAAAATGCCGACTCAtaagcatttaaatatttgtttttgcctttttattTGCTATAAACCGTTTAAATACCTAAAATAGTTTGAGTATTGAGTTTTactttaaattgtttttttttctgttactATTTTTGGAAGTAATATTTAACaactatatataaatatatatacatttatatatatatacgacAAAAATgtgtcaatattttttttttaaatcgatTGGTTTTTGAATGATTACATAACTgttaaagttttaaaataattttaaaggaGCTGGATTCGATGGTATTGTTATCGGCGAAAATCGGGCATCGATAAGAGCGGCCTTAAACCCAGGAGTGCCTTCAGTTGAAGCAATGTATAAACAGAAGTTATCGATATGTGGAGAGACTAACGGTGGCATATTGTTTGTGTAAGCCTGGCTTTTTGGATACATTTCTGGTAAAATAATGTTTCTCTGCCGATTTATATTTGCATACTTGGCTActcataaattatttttgttgaCTGCATCATTTCAACAGCACTTCACCATTATAACGTTATCGATATTTAATCGCTTTCTAAACTGCCTTTTCGATTAATTTTCTTACACGGGCACACTAATTTTcagaacattttaatactggcatgtaaataaaataatcaatTGATGAAACCCtaaaataaaatgtgaatTATTCAACATGCAGTAGCAACAAACGGACACTAACCAGCATAAGAGTTCAAGACTATTGATTTTTGCTGAATGTAAATGAAAGTTACCGAGTGAAAACGCCATAACTTGTGTAAAACTGACGAGGCGAACAAAGAGTATGTTTTCCGAGCGAATTTAACGATTGTGCAGTGTAGGTGGTACACATTTTCCCCAACGAAATATAATGAAACATAAGTGCATCGTCTAAAATCATCTCGAGTTCACATCTTACGTATGTGCAGAGTGAACACAAATCTGTATACATATtggtatatacatatgtatgtatgttggaGATATATGTGCGGACgctttaataattaatatttataaacggTGGCTAAACATTTCGAATATCTTTGTTAACATTATACCgcaacttttaatgttttttaatgCGAAATGTACACATGTATAGAAATTTTAATAGATGTTCAGTTGCACATGTGCAACAGTGCGTTTCTCTATACATATGCTCATCTATTTTTGTGTATGTAATTTTAACATTTCAATGTTGTTCATGAATGAGTTTTGGAAAATATAGTCCAATTTAAACAACGGTTAAAGGTGCTGGAAAAACTCTTGTAAGAATGTGTATTTGGCTGCAGATGTGAACtgtttatacatatgtatgtacatatggcACTGTCGTATTGGCAACTTCGTGTGTACATAAGagtgtatatatgtgtgtatgtattaTGAGGATTTGAGAGAAACGAAATATTAGAATGTAAAGTGCTTGCTTTTAATGGTTTTAAAAGTGTAACAGTGGACGTTTGTTAAAAGATTCATAATAT
The Drosophila mauritiana strain mau12 chromosome X, ASM438214v1, whole genome shotgun sequence DNA segment above includes these coding regions:
- the LOC117147693 gene encoding glyceraldehyde-3-phosphate dehydrogenase 2, yielding MSKIGINGFGRIGRLVLRAAIDKGANVVAVNDPFIDVNYMVYLFKFDSTHGRFKGTVAAEGGFLVVNGQKITVFSERDPANINWASAGAEYIVESTGVFTTIDKASTHLKGGAKKVIISAPSADAPMFVCGVNLDAYKPDMKVVSNASCTTNCLAPLAKVINDNFEIVEGLMTTVHATTATQKTVDGPSGKLWRDGRGAAQNIIPASTGAAKAVGKVIPALNGKLTGMAFRVPTPNVSVVDLTVRLGKGASYDEIKAKVQEAANGPLKGILGYTDEEVVSTDFLSDTHSSVFDAKAGISLNDKFVKLISWYDNEFGYSNRVIDLIKYMQSKD